The following are encoded together in the Nocardioides thalensis genome:
- a CDS encoding ABC transporter permease, whose amino-acid sequence MSTVVDAPAPAAGAPEPQVRDRADVRRQVKLVVVLAIVLAAEVWFKLDINDPTVSHLLKGPRTKENLPVEFDGTLVSWTAVAITAIALVLAILNRYPRGWVGMIVSVLVGIGFYGAFLMWAYADPDGFAASITNPIEGTISLATPLVFGALAGVLCERAGVVNIAIEGQFIAGAFFGSVFSSFAVASIAAIPLFWCSIFGLLGGILAGVGMAALLGTFALRYHVDQVVVGVVLVAFGYGITSFLLGQIPDDNEEMFNQPELLESVEIPGLADIPYIGQALFNQTLLVYFMYVAAPLVWWLLFQTRWGLRVRSVGEHPKAADTVGINVNRVRWQAVLLGGVFAGLGGAVFTLDLGSFDKEMSAGTGFIALAAVIMGRWHPIYAALAALLFGFLRTLENQLSILDEKVPGELLSALPYLATIIAVAGFAGRVRPPAADGQPYVKSD is encoded by the coding sequence ATGAGCACCGTCGTCGACGCTCCGGCGCCGGCCGCCGGGGCACCCGAGCCCCAGGTGCGCGACCGCGCCGACGTACGCCGCCAGGTCAAGCTCGTCGTGGTGCTGGCGATCGTGCTCGCGGCCGAGGTCTGGTTCAAGCTCGACATCAACGACCCGACCGTGTCGCACCTGCTGAAGGGCCCGCGCACCAAGGAGAACCTGCCCGTCGAGTTCGACGGGACCCTCGTGTCCTGGACCGCGGTCGCGATCACCGCCATCGCGCTGGTGCTCGCGATCCTCAACCGCTACCCGCGCGGCTGGGTCGGGATGATCGTCAGCGTCCTGGTCGGGATCGGCTTCTACGGCGCGTTCCTGATGTGGGCCTACGCCGACCCCGACGGGTTCGCCGCGTCGATCACCAACCCGATCGAGGGCACGATCTCGCTCGCGACACCGCTGGTGTTCGGCGCGCTCGCCGGCGTGCTGTGCGAGCGGGCGGGCGTCGTCAACATCGCGATCGAGGGCCAGTTCATCGCCGGTGCGTTCTTCGGCTCGGTGTTCTCCTCGTTCGCGGTCGCCTCGATCGCCGCGATCCCGTTGTTCTGGTGCTCGATCTTCGGGCTCCTCGGCGGCATCCTCGCCGGCGTCGGCATGGCCGCCCTCCTCGGCACCTTCGCGCTCCGCTACCACGTCGACCAGGTGGTCGTCGGGGTCGTGCTCGTCGCGTTCGGCTACGGCATCACCAGCTTCCTGCTGGGCCAGATCCCCGACGACAACGAGGAGATGTTCAACCAGCCCGAGCTGCTGGAGTCCGTCGAGATCCCGGGCCTCGCCGACATCCCCTACATCGGGCAGGCGCTGTTCAACCAGACGCTCCTCGTCTACTTCATGTACGTCGCCGCGCCGCTCGTGTGGTGGCTGCTCTTCCAGACCAGGTGGGGCCTGCGGGTCCGGTCGGTCGGCGAGCACCCCAAGGCCGCCGACACCGTGGGCATCAACGTCAACCGGGTGCGCTGGCAGGCGGTGCTGCTGGGCGGTGTGTTCGCCGGTCTCGGCGGCGCCGTGTTCACGCTCGACCTCGGCTCGTTCGACAAGGAGATGTCGGCCGGCACCGGCTTCATCGCGCTCGCCGCGGTCATCATGGGGCGCTGGCACCCGATCTACGCCGCGCTCGCCGCGCTGCTGTTCGGCTTCCTCCGCACGCTGGAGAACCAGCTGAGCATCCTCGACGAGAAGGTGCCCGGCGAGCTCCTGTCCGCGCTGCCCTACCTCGCGACGATCATCGCCGTCGCCGGGT
- a CDS encoding ABC transporter permease: protein MTEPAREMSPQPETLMPEATGKDRDWAKWLPTVRDTVIAVALALLVGAFLIILSDEQVIESLDGLFGNPGSFFVYAGDVLRYSAEAVWDAYTALLRGAFGSGPAWERTLERSAPLICAGLGVALAFRAGLFNIGAQGQMLVAALAAGYVGFHYDMPPVIHLLAAIAAALVAGALWGGVVGLLKARSGAHEVITTIMLNQVGRFTVLFFLAREAFQRPGSDNLLSPVVDSDAQYPTVAGLHLGILVALLAAVAVWWLLVRSKLGFELRAVGANPDAARTAGMSVSKVYIAAMAIAGLLAGLAATMTVLGLRQGVTDQVVGSVGFDAITVALLGRATPFGTVLAGLLFGALSAGGLGMQTAAGVPPELIQVVQALIVLFVAAPALIRGLTRIRRRRAGTEAQEVTA, encoded by the coding sequence ATGACCGAGCCCGCACGCGAGATGTCGCCCCAGCCCGAGACCCTGATGCCCGAGGCGACCGGGAAGGACCGCGACTGGGCCAAGTGGCTGCCCACGGTCCGCGACACCGTGATCGCGGTCGCGCTCGCCCTGCTCGTCGGCGCGTTCCTGATCATCCTGTCCGACGAGCAGGTCATCGAGTCGCTCGACGGCCTGTTCGGCAACCCCGGCTCGTTCTTCGTCTACGCCGGCGACGTCCTGCGCTACTCCGCGGAGGCCGTGTGGGACGCCTACACCGCTCTGCTGCGCGGTGCGTTCGGCTCCGGTCCCGCCTGGGAGCGGACGCTGGAGCGCTCGGCGCCCCTGATCTGCGCCGGTCTCGGCGTGGCGCTCGCGTTCCGGGCGGGCCTGTTCAACATCGGCGCCCAGGGCCAGATGCTCGTCGCCGCGCTGGCCGCCGGCTACGTCGGCTTCCACTACGACATGCCGCCGGTCATCCACCTGCTCGCCGCGATCGCCGCCGCGCTGGTCGCGGGCGCCCTGTGGGGCGGCGTCGTCGGCCTGCTGAAGGCACGCTCCGGCGCGCACGAGGTGATCACCACGATCATGCTCAACCAGGTCGGCCGGTTCACCGTGCTGTTCTTCCTGGCCCGGGAGGCGTTCCAGCGGCCCGGCAGCGACAACCTGCTGAGCCCGGTCGTCGACAGCGACGCGCAGTACCCGACCGTCGCCGGCCTCCACCTCGGCATCCTGGTCGCGCTGCTCGCCGCCGTCGCCGTGTGGTGGCTGCTGGTCCGTAGCAAGCTCGGCTTCGAGCTGCGCGCGGTCGGCGCCAACCCCGACGCCGCCCGCACCGCGGGCATGAGCGTCTCGAAGGTCTACATCGCGGCGATGGCGATCGCCGGCCTGCTCGCGGGTCTCGCGGCCACCATGACCGTCCTCGGCCTGCGCCAGGGCGTCACCGACCAGGTCGTCGGGTCGGTCGGCTTCGACGCGATCACGGTCGCGCTGCTCGGTCGCGCGACGCCGTTCGGCACCGTCCTCGCCGGCCTCCTCTTCGGTGCGCTCTCGGCCGGCGGGCTCGGCATGCAGACCGCGGCCGGCGTACCTCCCGAGCTGATCCAGGTCGTCCAGGCGCTGATCGTGCTGTTCGTCGCGGCGCCCGCCCTGATCCGCGGGCTGACGCGGATCCGGCGCCGACGAGCCGGCACCGAGGCACAGGAGGTGACCGCATGA